TATCTGAGTTTGTATTTCAGTGGCCTTCACATTTCTTTTCAAAGTCCATTAGCAATGTCACTTCCTTGGACCAAATGGATTTCTTCCCTGGTTGCCCCTTCACCAGGTGTTCCAAAATTATTTTTTACTTTGAGCTCAGCATGCCTCTGTCTTTCCTGCTGGCCCAGTCTGCTTTTGCTAGCAAAGGTTTCCTTGCATACCTCGTAGGTGAAATTATTTATGTTCTTTTTATCTTTTGGTCCTTTGCAACTAGAATAATGAACCGTATCAATCTTATATATGCTGAAAGTTGCTTTTATTGTCTGGATTTGATACTTTAGTTGTTTTGTAAACATAATCTTGTCTAGGTCTTTACATCCCTCACATTGTATGGCATTGCAAGAGTCCGAACCATCACTTTTGTCTATGTTTTGTCTGATCTCTTTGGGAGGATTGGAATACTCTCAGTGTACGAATACTCCCCTGCCTGAGAGTTATTCCCTTATTTTtatcctccccttctcccaatttgGAATATTTCAAATTCCATATGGTAACGGTCTACATCCCCTTCCACTCTGAGTGTTTGAGATTTGTGCCCAGATTCCatttcaaaataaatatataaagagCAGCTATTTTTGAGACTGACATATACCTCAATACCCTTTTGTGGAGCCTTTTGTTATATGTATTTTTCCTGCTTGGTTTGCCAATATTTCGTtgattaaaagacattttgggAGGGTGGGACAATGGAAAAATTCAAGGTCAGAGGTAAATTATAACTTGAGCTTTTAAGTTTTATTCAGATGTTTGCAGCCAGTCTGTACTTTAACATCTATGAAAATATTATTTGTAATTGTGGGTTTTTCCTATTTGtttattttaatcaaaaaattATAAAACATTTGTACCAATAATATCATGCAAACATTTAAGAATTTATACTGCTCAAATCATTGTCAGAAATTATCTTGTAACAACATTATTAAACCCAATAAATTGAACCATTTTGTGGGTTATTGTTCTGTTTTTTGTGTACAGTATATTAATTATTGTCCTGGTTGGAAACCAAAATTTCTCTGCATACACTGAATGTATTTTATTAGCTCTTTAAAAGCATTTTAAAAATAGATAATTTGGCCCCTTATATCAGCTCCATTATTTAACAATATCACAGCAGCCTTGCATCGCTTTTCAATACTAACTCCatgtctcttgattccattaaaaTCCACCTATAATTCTAGCATTATTTTCTGGCAGAGGAATGGAGCTCTGCCCATGAGCTGTTTGGGATATCACATTGAAGCTTGGTACGAGGGTTGGAACCCCACTCAGACTGGGTCTTTGTCCAATAGATTGGAGTTGAGTTAATTAACAACCAAAACAACGAAGATTCAGAGAAAAACACATCTATGTTAGCCCATCTCTTTTACGTGAACATAATATAAATTGCAGTTTTGAATGGTTAATTTCACCACTTTATTTCTCACAACTTATGCCAATCCTTGCAGAATTTGCAAAATTATAACACCATTGCTGTGTAAAAACTGGCCCATGATGATTGTCTTAGAAAATATTAGCCTTATTTTCAACTCATCTCTGACCTctgcgggggggggaagggggcagaggtaggGTCATTgaatgacatcgctgaccaaagGAGATTATATTTCAGGAGACTAGACTGGTATCTgacacaaaaaacaaaatgctggaagaacataGTGGACTGTCAAGcaccatctgtggaagcaaaagtTGTAGTCCTGAtgcaggtcctgacctgaaacatagaCGTACACTTTTAaactctgcagatgctgtttgacctgctgagttctttggGCATTCTGTATACAAgtatatttcagtctgaagaagggtctcaacccgaaacgtcacccatccttctctccagagatgctgcctgtcccgctgagttactccagcattttgtgtctacctttatatTTCAACCCATTGTGtgttatacatacacacatacaaacacacacatacacagtatATTAAGTtaaaagtttattttaatttatggaAGATGCTATGTTATTTACTGTTATGTGCAAATAGTATTAACGAAgaaaacatttaaataatttgCAACTAATCTTGGGAGGATAGTtgttacatttatttattttcaaccTGGCTTCAGATCGTCTTGATTTTATTTTCTTTtcccttttccttttccctttttctttttctttttcaatgATTTCATCAATTGACGGACTTTGAAACCTTTCCAGAAGGACTGGATGGTAACAGCTGCTTTTCCCATGAGGTATATTTGCTCCTCTCTGATCCTCTTTTCCTCTGCCCTTCTCTCTCTGTCTTCTATAACCTGAACATATTCTGATTCAATTGATTCAATCTTGCTTTCTAACTCAAAGAGCAGAATGCCTTCTTCTTTATGGATTTTAATGAGCTGTTCATATTCCTCCTGGTGGAACACAACAATGTTAATGTATTTCAGTTATTACTCAGTCCATTTTCTTTAAATACTTCATAATTATTCTACAAACAGAGACAAGAACatttctaaacaaaaaaaataccTGTTTTTCTTGTATGTCAGCATCATACTTCTGGATCCAGTTTTCAATTTCTGTTTCAGTTTTGAACTTGCGCTGTAACAAGGCACAATGATGTGATATCAGATTCTAGCAACAATAAAACTAAGCTTCACAACAGAAGAGGGTTCATTATTATTAAATCCAGAATTTCATTATAAGCTATTACCAGCAATTAACATTGAAAAGTTATGTCCTGAATTAACTGGAAAATCCCAACTGGACAGGGAGTAATTTTTATAAAACATGGTTAATTTGTCTCTGGCCAACAGAAATATACTTTTTGACAAGAAATGCAACATTTATTTTTGAGTAACTTAATGGATAGTGAAAATTGGAATGTTGCCATTTATTACTAGAACATGATAATGTACCCTTCTTAATGCTTGTTCGGTTGATCTATGTTCTGTTATTGAGTTGTTCAATTGGGTTCGGAGCTGAGCTATTTCTTCCTGTAACTTAACTATTCTTCCTTCTGAATCTTTCTGGTCACCTTGCTGCTGTTTTTCTGAATCTTGCTTAATTTGACGAATGGAATCTTCTGAAAATAAGTCAAGTTGAAGCAGGTTGTTTTTGAGCTTTCGAATGATCTCATTCTTCTTCAACATCTAATAATGGAAAATAACATTTGATGTCAAAGGTGCCGTTGTATATTTTATTATAATGTAGAATTTGTTTAAATACATTAAATATACCACATACATCAAGGAGGCTACATGTACAGTATAACCTTGCCAACTGACGTTTTAGTTCTCTAATTTATCTCCTGCATTCTGATTAAGTGCACCAGTTTTCATAATTAGCTATAGCATTGGCAAATGCAAATTCAACCATAGCAGTAGGACTTGAAGATTTAATCTATggcttaaaaaaaatcttaaacctTGTTTATTTCTTGCTCAAATTGTTAAAGTTGAAATAATTCTTATAAAATCATTGGTGCCTTAAATGAAGTGGATTTAGGATTCTTTGCTTACTTGATTTTTCTGTTATTACAAGTCAGAAGATAACCACTTGTATTTCCTGATACTGACCATAGGTAGCAATTCAAAAGTAGATCTAAAGTGTGCATGTGTAAATGCCAGAAAGTCATAAACATTGGTGAACTGCATGCACTACCAGCTACATGGAATTATGATAATGTGGCAGTAACAAGAGATGTGACTCAAATAAATAGGGGCATGTGCTATGAGAGCAGCAGGCGAGTTTAAATTGGATAGTTCTTTCAAAGAATTAAATCATAATAAATGAATATAAATCTGTTATATAACAAACTATTATAGCTATACCTTTGAGTTTATTTCATAAAGGTCTGAACAAATGGAGAGAACAAAAATTAACCCAATAGCCATTTTATTGAATACAAAATATAACAAATTTGTGTTAATGTAAAGTAGGGCTGTCTACGGTAACAAAATCAATACTTTTAGGGAAAACGGGGAATGCGATTTGGAGCAAAATTGCTAAACTCTCTTTCGTTGCAGCACTGTATAGTTAAACAGTATTTAGTTCCTACCAAGTTCTGCTATATTCATTGATGTACCTAAAAATGGGTTGTGGAACTGTTAATTGTCCAGATGGTTGTTTGGTTAAAATGCCTGTTGCTTTGATCTGATTATTTTTGGAATTATATCTAACAAATGATTATAtggttaattttatttttaaaggaaTCTTTGAAAAAATATCATTGTATAAAATTGAATTTAATTTGCAAGTTATTAAAGGAAAGAACATctgatgttgttgatggtgatcAATGTTATGTGAAATGATAATAACTGCGGGAAATATTCACTATACAGCAAACCTGTTCAATGCAAATATGTTCTGTAAACCATTGCTTTAATACAGCTTGTCTGTGTTGCATTGAATGAGGCAGTTTCAAATAAGTATGTATGGATCAGAAGCAGTTACAATTAAGTGGTTGAAACCATTACAAAGTAAGTGATGCATCAGGATTTGAATAAGCTGAATTctgtttatattttaaaataaatgcaaatttaTAAGAATGCTTATGTAAATGTGCCTCCGTGTAATGAAATGCCTGCAGAAGGCACAATTGGGATCAGTTATTTTTCCTCAAATAAGACATGAATATGTGTCATTAAGGTATTTAGTGAAAAAGCTTGCTTCACTGAATCTTAATAATTTTCCCAGAACCCCCAGtattgggaggagtggagggagggatgagagggagagggtgcttgAGAACATTTTACATGAGCCACAAAAAAATGCCCCATTCTTTAACTAGATTTGACGTTTTATGACATATCGATCAAATTGTGTTGACATGTATTTATTTAATTGCAGTTAGCTTTTTACTACCAGTCGATAGCTGCTGGTGGGAGTGCAGTCAAACAGTAGAAAAAGGCAAGTGAGTTTCCTTTAAATGAAAGATCTGTCAAAATATGACAGTATACATGTTGTATACTAATGGTGCACAATTATTTTGATAAAGATCGCATCACAGTTGATGTGAACCATGGAATAGAGTCATACAAAGTGAACCAAGCCATGTTGTCTATATCAAATTTGACTCGTCTTGTTACACTAATAGTAAAATTGCTTAAAATATTAGTTGCGTTAGGCAGTTGCGGTTTGGTGTATCAATTTTGCAAATACAGTTAAAAGTAAGTCAATTACTCTTAAGAAAGGCAATAAGACCACTTAAGGGAAtggctaaaatcaatgaacaaatCAAAACTATAACACAAGCTACAGGATGTTGTACTTTCTCTTACTACATATAATTGACCACTCTCATTCGTATGGGAATATTTAATTAGCAAAGATGGGATAGACCTTCAATACCTGCAAACCAAGCCTCAACTATACTCTGCTTAATGCCATTTATCTTCATAACTATTGGGCAAGAATAATGAAATGCAGTACAAACCGGCATTTTAACTTTAGCGTGTAATGCAGTTTGTAAAACATCTATTTATACATGTTCAGGAATCTACATTTTAGCAAAAAGATATTGAATTGATGTGGGTTATTGACTTTTGCTAAGTATAGTCAGGGCAGGCCCCAAATTTGATGTTATTTGTTTTAATTTCCGGTGTATAAATAGTGCATGCATTTCACAATCTAAATTTAGTGAAGCTGGTGAATTGTACATGGTCTCTTGTAAATAACGCCCTGTTTGAAGAGGGAGAATGAGATACCATATCAATAATCTGTGTAGGGATTACCTCATTTTCTTTATCTTCAATGGCTGCTGCCAGTTCTGCCTCCAAGGTGGCAATGATTTCTGTGTTTTGCTTATCTTGCAATATAATGTTTTCCACAAACTCATTCTTTTCGTTTTCTTCCCTGGGTGATATCAAAAGTCTCCCAAACACAAAGTTTCTCAACTTCTTTAGTGCCAGGATGAGACCCATGCTGAGAGGTTTTCGGGCTCTGCATTCTGTTTGGATTATTTGACATGCTGCGGGATTCCCCTCAAAGAGCCGGATGATGTTTTTAACTGAGCTACCAAGGGCCTGCTGAAGGAGTGTGAAGTTGTTCTGTCTCTCTGCTTGGGTTTTTAGTTTGTGTTTGCCATTTTCATCTTCCTCATGATGCTCAGGCTCAATCAATTTAGTCACAGCATAATAAAAATGTTGCTCTATTCTAACATGCTCCCTTAAAGCACATGTCAACTCTAAACCAAGAGCAACACTGAACCTATCGAGGTTCTTGGCTATATGGGAAAGCAAAGTAACTTTTTCCAACTTGTCAATGGTCTTTTCAATTACTGAAATAATCCTTTCTGCTTCAATTGATGCAAGCTTTCTTCTCACTGGTTCCAAGATTTGCAGAGCATCCACATTGGGGCCCGCCCTTTTCATCGTTAGATTATCATCAATTGTGGCTTTGTTAATAGTCCCAACACTTAGGGCTTTCTGATTATTTTGTTCTGTGGCTTCAGTTGCCATTGGTTCTTTCTTCAGGAAATGTTCCTTTTGATATATTTAAATCTTCAGTGAGCTATATTGCTGAAACAACAACAAAacatatttaaaaattaaagcagtATTATTAAAGTCTTTCATTGGAACTATTGATAAGCAATGTAAAGAAttagtgtgaagatagacacaaatgctggaataactctggagagaaggaatgagtcatgttttgggttgagacccttcttcagaactagtGTTCAACTATAATATTGCACTTTGCTACAACTTTACTACGGCAGCCAAAAACTTACATCCAACCCTTAGGGGTTATGTCATACAGCAAAATAAAATGTCTTTTTTTAAGAGAGGAGTTTAAACAATATCACTTAATTTTATtttcagactgcagatgctaatagTTGAGGCTTGGTGGATCCAAACAGGAGAGTTTGGTTCACAACCCTGTCCATCATTCCTACCGCCAATACTGCCAGCACCATTACTAATGTAAAGATCTGAGTCTTGGTGGCTGGCTGTATCAAAACCAATTGGGCTGATGCTTTGGCTAAGGATGTCTATCAGATCAATCCTGGGGTCTGACAGCCTTTCCCTCTTTGGTAGCTTTTCCATGCTTCCTTCAACTGGATATGGACCCAGCTATTGTTTCTACACCTGCCCATTCATTATCTCCGTTTGCCTTGTAGTAATTgtttctgccatttaatcatataTACACTCTAACAGAGTTTCTCTTTTCTCCTTTCAGCCCTCTTTTGCTTCTCTATTTGTTCAACTTCAACATCTTCCAGTTCCAAAAAGTCAACCACTCAATGTTTACTTTCTTCATGCCACACAACAAATACTGCCTGGCTTGTTGAACGTTTTCAGAatggtttttattttagatttcacaacttgcagttattttattattaCTTATTTCCTTGTTAGCTTTAGCAtttgagtgggaaggaactgcagatgctggttgacaccaaagataggcataaaatgctggagtaactcaactgacaggcagcatctctggagagaaggaaaggactgggtgacatttcaggtcgagacccttcctcagactacccgaaatgtcacccggtccttttctccagagatactgcctcccccgcagttactccagcctttttgtgtctatttgtacCATGTGTTTTCTCTTTAATAACCCAATCTTATTTGCATTTACAACCACAAGGTGCATCAAACGCTTTGCAGCAGAAATTATTAGGAAGTGGAGGAAACACAAACCACATTTTGGCCCTAGCATTTCAAAATGTTACCACCGGAGGTCGTGCTTTCAGCTACCTGGACTCTATAATTCCATCTTGAAAGTCACTCCGTAAACCTTGCATATTTCTTAAATTTCTATGATTCAAGGTCAAATTCTGTCTTTGAATCACACTGAAACAATGACACCAAATTAAAGACACTAAATTAATGTAAATTGTTATTTAAATAGAACATACTCCTGCAGAAGAATAACATTCTCCATAAGTTAACCATAACTACACCATAAAggcgatacaaggaactgcagctgctggtttgcaaaactcagcggttcaggcagcatctctgaagaagatggatcggtgatgtctcgggtcgggacccttcacaattaaaaagatatttggggTTGCTCAGGAAGTTGTGATATGACAAAGAATACACGGAAACAAATGACTTGGTCTGACTTAAAAGTACGGAATTTGGAAAACAGTGTCAAGGCTTTGTGTGGAATTTCGGGGTTTACTGCATTTCCAAGCCTTTCCTGTTTAGCTCCTTTCTTGGTTGTTGACATCTCAATCTAAcaacggattgttcttttaaaaatacaactagaccaagtggacccgttgggcccaaacctctcctgcattggtgcagcaccctctcctccctcccgaggagatagatttaaactttaaaatgtgaataacttaaaaaatataacaccgatttcaataaaacttcttccattagcaccaaagggacgacggtgagtaaggtgggcctaaaattgtcgcgctatcgtgtatcgttttggctgtagttcaggaacaaacaaacgagagttttagtatatagaataaCCACGCTAATGGACATTCCGCAAACACTGTGCTTCCACAAATAACACGGCGATAATGATGTGAACATTCGGAGGTAGCTATTATCTAAAACAACAACACATTTTTGAAAGACTGCAGTGGGTTCTTCTATGGGATTTGACTCGACAAACGCGGTCCTTCCGACAGGTTGGCGTTCTCTCTGCTCCACTCAACCTGTGCTCGGGACCCCAGGGTGGGATTGGAACCATAGTCTTCGGACTTATAGCGCACGTTAACTGAGCCGTGACTCTCACAGATCTCGTATTTTGTCAGCTCCTCGATCCGAGGTACaaaaatagcatggaaacaagtccttcggcccccaagcactgtctgacccgctgagttgctccaacacttatcattttgtaaaccagcatctgcagttcattgtgtttaTTGTGGCCCACTTCCTCATATACGTTAAGGGCCATATTACAATTAACCTTAAAACCCGCATAAAAAAACACACGTATaagaaagaacggcagatgcgggtttacaccgaagatcgacacaagaagctggggtaactcagcgggacagacagcatctctggagaaaaggaagaggtgacatttcgggtcgagacgtcttcaGGTTACTCcaccgagttaccccagcttcgtgtgtctatcttcggtcacagggagaactccaggGCAAACTCCATCCACACAGACAagtacccgaggccaggatcgaactcggggctGGCGttgtgtgaggcagcggctccaccgacTGCGACGGCAGATCGGCCGCTCCCTCCACCCCTGCTGTTCAAGCTGGCGACACAGACCCTCCTCAGCGTCCGGCTCCGGGCACCTTACAGTCTGCTGCCCCGGGGAGAGGAGCAGGAGGCCCGAGATCCGCCATGGCTTGGCCCGCCCATCATCGCCCTGGCTGCCTCTGTATTTACTCGCCGCGCTCACCCCGTTGCTAAGATACCCGCGACCCCATGACCTCCCGCCTCCGGGTTCCGGCCGCGCGCTCGCGTCGGGGGGGGGAAGCGCGCCGAGAACAACTTGATAGTGGCTGTCCTTTGATTGACGTCTCCTCCGCCAAGGGCTAGCCCGGCCGGCAGCCACTCTGGACCAATCAGCAGCCAGAGGGCGGggatgtcccgcccccccccggcGCGTGGTTAGGTTGAGCGGTGCGCGGCGCGAGTGTGAAGAGAGGCTGCGTCGAGCCGGTGATGGCGCTGCCTGTCGACGACGACGTCCCTTTAATCCTGACAGACGACAACACGGGGCTGAGCGCCGACACCAACAGAGACGATATCCCCAACGAAAGTAGGAATCGCGATCTCGGCTGCACTTTTAATGTCAGAGTGGTAACTTTTGAGCGGCGCAACTTTTGGTGGCCCCGAGCAGACGGTACTCCTTGAGCTGCCTGTGCGGGAAAGCCGATGTCTGTTTACATCTCATTCACAGCAGTAGTTGTGTGAGCTGCTCACTGtgatcatcccccctccctctcctccctcggaATAGCGGACTGGGTTGGCTCATTAAAAACAACAtctggtcagccagcatctgtggagagagggttaATGATTCAGGTCCCTGACTCTCGGCGGATCTGACGATGGCAGTGAGGTGAAGATGTATTTATGAAACCCAAAGAGATCTCTGGGACCCTCACTGTGCACCTATATTAGCTCACCGTTTTAGCTCATTGACCCTGGGAAAGAATTGTTCAGTTAAATCTTGAAAGCGTGCAACAATATGTACGTGTAGTGTAAAGATACGAGGTAATAAATATAAGTGGAAAATAGAGacgtgtattttttttaatgggtaGAGTTTTGGGATATGTTCAGGTTTCAGGTTTCAGGTACTTGGATGACCTTGTGCAGCAGCAGGCAATTAGGAAAGTaaatggtttattcacaaaatgctggagtaactcagcaggtcaggcagcatctactgctgcctgacctgctgagttactccagcattttgtgaataaatcgatttgta
This Rhinoraja longicauda isolate Sanriku21f chromosome 25, sRhiLon1.1, whole genome shotgun sequence DNA region includes the following protein-coding sequences:
- the drc10 gene encoding dynein regulatory complex protein 10 isoform X1, whose amino-acid sequence is MATEATEQNNQKALSVGTINKATIDDNLTMKRAGPNVDALQILEPVRRKLASIEAERIISVIEKTIDKLEKVTLLSHIAKNLDRFSVALGLELTCALREHVRIEQHFYYAVTKLIEPEHHEEDENGKHKLKTQAERQNNFTLLQQALGSSVKNIIRLFEGNPAACQIIQTECRARKPLSMGLILALKKLRNFVFGRLLISPREENEKNEFVENIILQDKQNTEIIATLEAELAAAIEDKENEMLKKNEIIRKLKNNLLQLDLFSEDSIRQIKQDSEKQQQGDQKDSEGRIVKLQEEIAQLRTQLNNSITEHRSTEQALRRRKFKTETEIENWIQKYDADIQEKQEEYEQLIKIHKEEGILLFELESKIESIESEYVQVIEDRERRAEEKRIREEQIYLMGKAAVTIQSFWKGFKVRQLMKSLKKKKKKGKGKGKRK
- the drc10 gene encoding dynein regulatory complex protein 10 isoform X2; the encoded protein is MATEATEQNNQKALSVGTINKATIDDNLTMKRAGPNVDALQILEPVRRKLASIEAERIISVIEKTIDKLEKVTLLSHIAKNLDRFSVALGLELTCALREHVRIEQHFYYAVTKLIEPEHHEEDENGKHKLKTQAERQNNFTLLQQALGSSVKNIIRLFEGNPAACQIIQTECRARKPLSMGLILALKKLRNFVFGRLLISPREENEKNEFVENIILQDKQNTEIIATLEAELAAAIEDKENEMLKKNEIIRKLKNNLLQLDLFSEDSIRQIKQDSEKQQQGDQKDSEGRIRKFKTETEIENWIQKYDADIQEKQEEYEQLIKIHKEEGILLFELESKIESIESEYVQVIEDRERRAEEKRIREEQIYLMGKAAVTIQSFWKGFKVRQLMKSLKKKKKKGKGKGKRK